The DNA segment CACATCGTTGTAATCCACCTTGAATTTGAGCACTTTTTCATCGCGGATGGCATCGGTAATCACGTAGGAATGCAGCTGGGTTCCAAAGACGCTGGCAGTTGTCTCCGCGCCCAGGGCGTTTTGCGGGAAAATGGGCGTGCCGGTAAAGCCAAACTGATAATAACGCTTGAATTTTTTCTGCAGGTTTTTCTGTGCCTCGCCAAACTGGCTGCGGTGGCACTCGTCAAAAATAAACACCACCTGCTGGTTGTAGACCGGCAGGCGGTGTTCACTTTTCATCAGATTATTGAGCTTCTGGATGGTGGTAACAATGATTTTGTTATCGTCCTTTTCCAGATTACGTTTTAGCCCGGCGGTGCTGTCGGAACCATTAACGCTGTCCTTTGAAAAGCGCTGGTATTCCTTCATGGTCTGGTAGTCGAGATCCTTGCGATCCACCACAAAAAACACTTTATCAATAAATTCCAGCCTGGTGGCCAGACGCGCCGCTTTAAAACTGGTCAGGGTTTTGCCGGAGCCGGTGGTGTGCCAGATATAACCGCCATTTTGTGGTAGAGGGTCATCTTTTTTTCGCCTCCAGGTCCTGGTTTCATAAGCACTTTTGATTTTCCACAAAATGCGCTCGGTGGCGGCAATCTGATAGGGGCGCATCACCAAAAGGGTATTTGTGATATCAAAAACCGAGTAACGCAGCAGTACCTGAAGCAAGGTGTTTTTCTGAAAAAAAGTGGCGGTAAAGTCTTTCAGGTCTTTAATCGGCTTGTTGTCAGCGAGCGCCCAGTTTATGGTGAAGTCATAGCTGTTTTTATTGCGTTTGGTGGTGTTGGCAAAGTAGCGGGTGTCAGTGCCGTTGGAAATCACAAACAGCTGCAGGTATTTATACAGTGAATGCTTGTTGTTGAAACTCTCCTTGCTGTAGCGGTGTACCTGGTTAAAGGCTTCGCGAATGGCCACTCCACGCTTTTTCAACTCAATCTGTACCAGCGGCAGTCCGTTGACCAAAATGGTCACATCATAGCGGTTGGCATAGATGCCTGTTTGTTCAAATTGATTGATTACCTGTACTTTATTGCGTGAGATATTTTTTTTATCTACCAAGTAGATGTTCTGGATGTGGCCATCATCGAAGACAAAGTCATGAATATGGTTTTCATGAATCTTGCGGGTTTTATCCTCAATGGTATCATTGGGTTTATCCAAATACGTTTCAACAAACCTCTGCCATTCACTTCCAGAAAACTGTACATTGTTCAGTGTTTGCAGCTGATTGCGCACATTGGACAGCATGGCTTCCGGGGTAGTCAGATCGGAAAGGTATTCGTACCCCTGATTTTGCAGATCATCAATGAGTTCCTGTTCAAGATCAGCTTCACTCTGGTAACTTTCGGCTACCTTCCATTCCCTGGCGTATCTATCGAGTACGATAAAATTGTTTGATTCGGCGATGGTTTTGTAATGTATCATGCCTCGGGACCCTTGTTTTGCAGTAGCTTTTTCACTTCCCGGTCAAAGTCAGACTCAATGGACTGGTGTTTATTGAATTTTTCATATTCAGCATGGGCTATCTGTTCGGCCTGCTTTCGGCTGATACGGCCATACCCCTCCAGAATCCGGTACTCGTTAAACTCGAGAAACTTATTCACACTTTTTGCGAAACCTTCCATGGTAAAGGTGTTTCTGCGTTCAATAATGCCCTCGATATAGTCAAAAAAGGCAGAGACCGTCCGTTCCAGCTTTTTGATTTCCGCTTCGCTGAGGTAGTTTTTGGCAACCGTGACATCCGACTTGAGCACTCGACCATCGGGGGCATTTTTATAGGTGCTCATGCCCATCAGCGGCTTGCTGGCATCGGCCTTTTGGGCAATGATTTCGGCTGCGGTATGCCCGGTAATGGCGTAGTGGAACTTGTCCTGAATATGGGCGTAGAATTGGCGTGTGGTTTCCGATTTGGGGTCGTAGTCGATGCTGCACTCGGCAAATATATCGGTAATCTGCTGGTAGATGCGCCGCTCACTGGCGCGGATGGAGCGTACTCGCTCCAGCAGCTCGCGGAAGTAATCCTTGCCAAAATAGCGGCCATTTTTCAGCCGCTCATCATCCATGGCAAAGCCCTTGATGATGTATTCCTTGATCAGCTGGGTAGCCCAGATGCGGAACTGGGTGGCCTGGACCGAATTGACCCGGTAGCCCACTGAGATCACGGCATCGAGATTGTAATACTTCACCTTCTGGGTCTGGGTCTTTCCGGCAATAGCACCGTGTTCAGTGGTATTTTCCAAAATGGAAACAACCAGTTCCTCCTGCAACTCGCCGCTTTCAAAGATATTTTTCAGGTGCTTGGAGATAGCGGGTACACCCACACCAAACAGCTCGGCCATGCGTTTCTGAGTCAGCCAGATGGTTTCATGACTGAGCAGCACCTCCACCCG comes from the Desulfoplanes formicivorans genome and includes:
- a CDS encoding virulence RhuM family protein; the protein is MAGALTLQEQTTEFLLYTAPNGDIRVEVLLSHETIWLTQKRMAELFGVGVPAISKHLKNIFESGELQEELVVSILENTTEHGAIAGKTQTQKVKYYNLDAVISVGYRVNSVQATQFRIWATQLIKEYIIKGFAMDDERLKNGRYFGKDYFRELLERVRSIRASERRIYQQITDIFAECSIDYDPKSETTRQFYAHIQDKFHYAITGHTAAEIIAQKADASKPLMGMSTYKNAPDGRVLKSDVTVAKNYLSEAEIKKLERTVSAFFDYIEGIIERRNTFTMEGFAKSVNKFLEFNEYRILEGYGRISRKQAEQIAHAEYEKFNKHQSIESDFDREVKKLLQNKGPEA